A genomic stretch from Anaerococcus mediterraneensis includes:
- the nrdD gene encoding anaerobic ribonucleoside-triphosphate reductase, with amino-acid sequence MTQVIKRDGSKVDFDQKKIEIAIKKAMNSPSGIYVENQAEEIAQEIFDRSKNKREVSIYEIEDLVYYKLIDRKNPATAKSYESYKAVQAYKREQNTSDDEIIGLLNQTNIDVMDENSNKNPIIASTQRDLIAGEVAKDIAKRKLIPADLVEAHESGAIHIHDLDYLIQPIFNCCLVDMKNMLDKGTVVNEKMIETPKSFQVACNVMTQIIAQIASNQYGGQSINISCLSPYLEKSYKKNLKLANEVLSDENQAIKMAKALTQRDLESGIQTIQYQINTLMTSNGQSPFVTLFMHTDENDPYLENTVKIIEEILKQRIQGIKNEQGVYVTPAFPKLIYVLDENNIKRDSKYYFLTELAGQCTAKRMYPDYISAKKMRENYEGNVFSPMGCRAFLPPYKDENGNYKFDGRFNMGVCTINLPQIGILAGGDEDLFFEILEKRLDLVKRVGLLRYEHLSKVTSDSSPIHFQHGAIARLKKHESIKPLLENGYATVTIGYIGIYEATKLTIGESHTSKKGHDFAMKIMEILNQKKKEWTDQYGIAFAVYGTPAESLTHRFASLDKERFGDIEDITDKGYYTNSFHVDVRENISVFDKFDFESEFQKLSTGGCISYAEIPNMTQNVEAVLTMIKYIYDHIQYAEFNTKLDYCGKCGYDGEILLDDENNWFCPNCGNHDRATLTVVRRTCGYLGENFWNEGRTKEIKARVLHI; translated from the coding sequence ATGACACAGGTTATAAAAAGAGACGGGTCAAAGGTAGACTTTGACCAGAAAAAAATAGAAATAGCTATCAAAAAAGCTATGAATTCTCCAAGTGGTATTTATGTTGAGAATCAAGCTGAAGAGATAGCCCAAGAAATTTTTGACAGGAGCAAAAACAAAAGAGAAGTTTCTATATATGAGATAGAAGATTTGGTATATTATAAACTCATAGATAGAAAAAATCCAGCAACAGCAAAATCCTACGAGTCCTACAAGGCAGTACAGGCTTATAAACGTGAGCAAAACACATCTGACGATGAAATAATCGGTCTACTAAATCAGACAAATATAGATGTTATGGATGAAAATTCAAACAAAAATCCGATTATTGCCTCAACACAGAGAGACCTGATAGCAGGAGAGGTTGCAAAAGACATAGCAAAAAGAAAACTCATACCAGCTGACTTGGTAGAAGCACACGAATCAGGTGCCATACATATTCATGACCTAGATTATCTAATCCAACCAATTTTCAATTGTTGTTTGGTAGATATGAAAAATATGTTAGATAAGGGCACAGTTGTCAATGAAAAGATGATAGAAACACCAAAATCTTTCCAAGTTGCCTGCAATGTTATGACCCAGATCATAGCTCAAATAGCATCCAACCAATATGGAGGTCAGTCAATAAATATTTCCTGTCTATCTCCATATCTAGAAAAATCTTATAAGAAAAACTTAAAACTAGCTAATGAGGTATTATCTGATGAAAACCAAGCTATAAAAATGGCTAAGGCACTAACCCAAAGAGACCTTGAAAGTGGTATTCAAACTATCCAATATCAGATAAATACCCTCATGACAAGCAATGGACAGTCACCATTTGTGACACTTTTCATGCACACTGATGAAAATGATCCATACTTAGAAAATACTGTAAAAATTATAGAAGAGATCCTAAAACAAAGGATACAAGGGATCAAAAACGAGCAGGGTGTTTATGTAACCCCAGCCTTCCCAAAACTTATTTATGTTCTTGATGAAAATAATATAAAGAGAGATTCTAAATATTATTTCTTGACAGAGCTTGCCGGACAGTGTACAGCCAAGAGAATGTATCCTGACTATATTTCTGCTAAAAAAATGAGAGAAAACTATGAAGGAAATGTCTTCTCTCCAATGGGTTGCAGGGCATTTTTGCCGCCATACAAGGATGAAAATGGCAATTATAAATTTGATGGCAGGTTTAATATGGGAGTTTGTACAATAAATCTCCCACAAATTGGGATCCTTGCTGGTGGTGATGAAGATCTATTTTTTGAAATCCTAGAAAAAAGACTTGACCTTGTTAAAAGAGTTGGTCTTTTAAGATATGAACACTTATCAAAGGTTACAAGTGATTCTTCTCCAATACATTTTCAACATGGGGCTATAGCTAGACTTAAAAAACACGAATCTATAAAACCACTCCTAGAAAATGGTTATGCAACAGTGACAATTGGATATATAGGTATATATGAGGCAACAAAACTTACAATTGGTGAGAGTCACACTAGCAAAAAAGGCCATGATTTTGCTATGAAGATCATGGAAATCTTAAATCAAAAGAAAAAAGAGTGGACAGACCAGTACGGTATAGCCTTTGCAGTGTATGGAACACCTGCAGAAAGCTTGACTCACAGGTTTGCATCGCTGGATAAGGAAAGATTTGGAGATATTGAAGATATCACTGACAAGGGATATTACACAAACTCTTTCCATGTAGATGTTAGGGAAAATATAAGTGTTTTTGATAAATTTGATTTCGAATCAGAATTTCAAAAACTATCTACAGGAGGTTGTATTTCTTATGCAGAAATTCCAAATATGACCCAAAATGTAGAAGCTGTTTTGACTATGATAAAATATATATACGACCATATCCAATATGCAGAGTTTAATACAAAACTTGACTATTGTGGCAAGTGCGGCTATGATGGGGAGATCCTACTTGATGATGAGAACAATTGGTTTTGTCCAAACTGTGGTAACCATGATAGGGCAACCCTTACAGTTGTAAGGAGGACCTGTGGTTATCTTGGAGAAAATTTCTGGAATGAAGGTAGAACCAAAGAAATAAAGGCAAGGGTGCTTCATATATGA
- the clpB gene encoding ATP-dependent chaperone ClpB has translation MDNNKLTQKSIEAINNANAMAIKDANPEVTEFHLALALIESTDSYVNMVLKTMGVDMYSYRSEIERKVNSLPKGSGSARTYPSQVFQRVFLKAEDEAKDMGDTYVSTEHIFLSLIKENTGLSDINKKYKITYKDFKNAVLKVRNGQKVTSDNPEETQNPLEKFGRDLTQEARDGKIDPVIGRDSEIRNALRILSRRKKNNPVLIGQPGVGKTAIVEGLAQRIVNNDVPEPLQGRRIFSLDMGALVAGAKYRGQFEERLKAVIEEVKKSDGQIIMFIDEIHTIVGAGKSEGAMDASNIMKPMLARGEIKVIGATTLNEYREFIEKDGALERRFQKVMVSEPSVEDTISILRGIKDRYEIYHGIRIQDSAVIAAAELSDRYISDRFLPDKAIDLMDEACATVRTEIDTMPAELDQQKRKLLQLQIEITALKKEEDEYSKKRLEELEKELANLSEKYDNDFLKWKEQKSAIDSVKEIKEEIDKVKIEIDQAERSYDFEKLSELKYGKLVELENKLKEASQNSNEGSKIKEEVTDEDVADVVSSWTKIPVSKLVESERSKILHLDDTLHQRVIGQDEAIEAVADAIIRARSGLKDQNRPIGSFIFLGPTGVGKTELAKSLTEAMFDDEHNIIRIDMSEYMEKYSVSRLIGAAPGYVGYEEGGQLTEAVRRKPYSVILFDEIEKAHPDVFNILLQVLDDGRLTDSQGRTVDFKNTIIIMTSNIGSEFLIDGLNEDGTIKEENKNQVDEVLRHSFKPEFLNRVDDIVMFTPLTSDQVYQIIDLQLDNIRKRLVDRNISLEVSPRAKEYILENSYDVEYGARPVKRYLQKNVETQLGKLIIEGKVGENDKAYLDLDDSNNLEFIIK, from the coding sequence ATGGATAACAACAAATTAACACAAAAATCAATTGAAGCTATTAATAATGCAAATGCTATGGCTATCAAAGATGCAAATCCAGAGGTAACTGAGTTTCACCTAGCCCTAGCATTGATAGAAAGTACAGATTCTTATGTAAATATGGTATTAAAAACTATGGGAGTTGATATGTACTCCTATAGAAGTGAGATAGAAAGAAAGGTAAATTCATTGCCAAAAGGATCAGGCAGTGCTAGGACCTATCCATCTCAAGTTTTTCAAAGGGTATTTTTAAAGGCAGAAGATGAAGCCAAAGATATGGGAGATACTTATGTTTCAACAGAGCATATATTCTTATCTTTGATCAAAGAAAATACTGGGCTAAGTGACATAAATAAAAAATATAAGATTACCTACAAAGATTTTAAAAATGCTGTTCTAAAAGTCAGGAATGGTCAAAAAGTTACAAGCGACAACCCTGAAGAAACACAAAATCCATTAGAAAAATTTGGTAGGGACCTAACCCAAGAGGCTAGGGATGGCAAGATAGACCCTGTTATTGGCAGGGATTCAGAGATTAGAAATGCTCTAAGGATCTTATCAAGGAGAAAGAAAAACAACCCAGTCCTAATTGGTCAGCCAGGTGTTGGTAAAACTGCTATAGTTGAAGGACTTGCCCAAAGAATTGTAAATAATGATGTCCCAGAGCCACTCCAAGGCAGGAGGATTTTCTCACTTGATATGGGTGCTCTTGTAGCAGGAGCTAAATACAGGGGACAATTTGAAGAAAGACTAAAAGCAGTCATAGAAGAAGTTAAAAAATCTGATGGTCAGATTATCATGTTTATTGATGAGATCCATACCATAGTTGGAGCTGGTAAGTCAGAAGGCGCAATGGATGCATCAAATATCATGAAACCAATGCTTGCCCGTGGTGAAATCAAGGTAATAGGTGCTACAACCCTAAATGAATATAGGGAGTTTATAGAAAAAGATGGGGCTCTAGAAAGAAGATTCCAAAAGGTAATGGTTAGTGAACCATCGGTAGAAGATACAATCTCAATACTTAGGGGTATAAAAGATAGGTATGAAATCTACCATGGTATTAGAATCCAAGATTCAGCAGTAATAGCTGCTGCAGAATTGTCTGATAGGTATATATCAGATAGGTTTTTGCCAGATAAGGCTATAGACCTTATGGATGAGGCTTGCGCTACAGTTAGGACTGAGATTGATACAATGCCAGCTGAGCTTGATCAGCAAAAGAGAAAGCTCTTGCAGCTTCAAATAGAAATCACTGCTCTTAAAAAAGAAGAGGATGAATATTCTAAGAAGAGATTAGAAGAGCTAGAAAAAGAGCTTGCAAATCTCTCTGAAAAATACGATAATGATTTCTTGAAATGGAAAGAGCAAAAATCTGCTATTGATAGTGTAAAAGAAATAAAAGAAGAAATTGACAAGGTCAAAATAGAAATAGACCAAGCAGAAAGGTCTTATGATTTTGAAAAACTCTCAGAGCTAAAATACGGCAAACTTGTAGAGCTTGAAAACAAATTAAAAGAAGCTAGTCAAAACTCTAATGAAGGATCAAAAATAAAAGAGGAAGTCACTGATGAGGACGTAGCTGATGTTGTAAGCTCATGGACAAAAATCCCTGTTTCAAAACTTGTAGAATCAGAAAGATCCAAGATCCTACACCTTGATGATACTCTCCACCAAAGAGTTATAGGTCAAGATGAGGCTATAGAGGCTGTTGCAGATGCTATCATTAGGGCAAGGTCAGGTCTTAAAGACCAAAATAGACCAATAGGATCCTTTATATTTTTAGGTCCAACAGGTGTTGGTAAAACAGAGCTTGCCAAATCATTGACCGAGGCTATGTTTGATGATGAGCATAATATAATCAGAATTGATATGAGTGAATATATGGAAAAATACTCAGTATCAAGGCTAATTGGTGCAGCTCCTGGCTATGTAGGATACGAAGAGGGCGGACAACTAACAGAAGCTGTTAGACGCAAACCATATTCAGTTATACTCTTTGATGAGATCGAAAAAGCCCATCCAGATGTATTTAATATCTTGCTCCAAGTATTGGATGATGGTAGACTAACCGATAGCCAAGGCAGGACAGTAGATTTTAAAAATACTATTATAATTATGACTTCTAATATTGGTTCAGAGTTCTTGATAGACGGTCTAAATGAAGATGGAACTATAAAAGAAGAAAATAAAAACCAAGTTGATGAAGTTTTAAGACACTCCTTTAAACCTGAGTTTTTAAACAGGGTTGATGACATAGTTATGTTTACACCACTTACCAGTGATCAGGTTTACCAGATAATTGACCTACAACTTGATAATATTAGAAAAAGACTTGTTGATAGAAATATCAGCCTAGAGGTATCTCCAAGAGCCAAAGAGTACATCCTAGAAAATTCTTATGATGTAGAGTACGGCGCAAGACCAGTGAAAAGATACTTACAAAAAAATGTAGAAACTCAATTAGGTAAACTTATTATCGAAGGAAAAGTAGGTGAAAATGACAAAGCATATCTAGATCTTGATGATAGCAACAATCTAGAATTTATAATAAAATAA
- a CDS encoding DnaJ domain-containing protein, producing MQYRDYYEVLGVDKKSSADEIKKAYRKLAKKYHPDLHPDDESAHKKFTEINEAYEVLSDPEKRKKYDMFGQNANFTGGQNFDPRDFGFDFGNFGGGSYTYTSGGGSGFSDFFDTLFGGFSNKSSDFGGKDSGRFSSFTNGFGKKEKSKLNTDVKISIDEAMNGTERKISVKANGEIKNIDIKIPKGLKNKNKIRIDGSKYGINADIYARVLIEDDKDLKLDGINFIKEVKISPWDAYLGTKKKIETKNGSLLVTIPEKIQSGKKIRLKNLGYVDRKKQKGDLILDIQIDNPDLSDKAVDLYKKLKEIEG from the coding sequence ATGCAATATAGAGATTATTATGAAGTGCTAGGGGTGGATAAAAAATCTAGCGCTGATGAAATAAAAAAAGCTTATAGAAAATTAGCTAAAAAATACCACCCAGACCTTCATCCAGACGATGAAAGTGCACACAAAAAATTTACAGAGATAAATGAAGCCTATGAGGTCCTATCAGATCCAGAAAAAAGGAAAAAATATGATATGTTTGGTCAGAATGCAAACTTTACAGGTGGCCAAAATTTTGATCCTAGAGATTTTGGTTTTGATTTTGGCAATTTCGGAGGCGGCTCTTACACATATACGAGTGGTGGAGGTTCAGGATTTTCAGACTTTTTTGATACATTGTTTGGAGGATTTTCTAATAAATCTTCTGACTTTGGTGGGAAAGATTCTGGAAGGTTTTCTTCATTTACAAATGGTTTTGGAAAAAAAGAAAAATCAAAATTAAATACTGATGTCAAAATCTCCATAGACGAAGCTATGAATGGAACAGAAAGAAAGATTTCCGTAAAAGCAAATGGAGAGATAAAAAATATAGATATAAAAATACCAAAGGGATTAAAAAACAAGAATAAAATCAGGATAGACGGATCCAAATATGGTATAAATGCTGATATTTACGCCAGGGTCCTAATAGAAGATGATAAAGATTTAAAACTAGATGGGATCAACTTTATTAAGGAAGTTAAGATAAGCCCATGGGATGCATATCTTGGAACAAAAAAGAAGATAGAAACCAAAAATGGTTCCTTATTAGTTACAATTCCCGAAAAAATCCAGTCTGGCAAAAAAATTAGGCTTAAAAACCTAGGCTATGTAGATAGAAAAAAGCAAAAGGGTGATCTAATTTTGGACATACAGATAGATAACCCAGACCTTAGTGATAAGGCAGTTGACTTGTACAAAAAGTTAAAAGAAATCGAGGGATAA
- a CDS encoding adenine phosphoribosyltransferase, translated as MNIKKLIRVIEDYPEKGISFKDITTLLKDKEGFRETIDKMAEAIKDYDFDYIVGIESRGLIFGAPLADRFNKGFIPIRKPGKLPAEIEKTSYELEYGQGELEIHKDAVKDSDKVIIIDDLIATGGSAKAAAKLIESLGAEVVCFEFLIELTDLKGREFLKDYDVISLVEYDH; from the coding sequence ATGAATATTAAAAAACTTATAAGGGTAATAGAAGATTATCCTGAAAAAGGCATATCTTTCAAGGATATAACAACCCTGCTTAAAGATAAAGAAGGTTTTAGAGAAACTATTGACAAGATGGCAGAGGCTATCAAGGATTATGATTTTGACTATATTGTTGGTATCGAATCAAGGGGTCTTATTTTTGGAGCACCTTTAGCTGACAGGTTCAACAAGGGATTTATACCTATAAGAAAACCAGGCAAGCTCCCAGCAGAGATAGAAAAAACATCCTATGAGCTTGAATATGGACAAGGAGAACTTGAGATACACAAGGATGCTGTGAAAGATTCTGATAAGGTTATAATTATAGATGACCTTATAGCAACAGGTGGATCTGCTAAGGCTGCAGCCAAGCTTATAGAATCCTTGGGGGCAGAAGTAGTTTGTTTTGAGTTTCTAATAGAGCTTACTGACCTTAAAGGAAGAGAATTTTTAAAAGACTATGATGTCATATCTTTAGTTGAATATGACCACTAA
- a CDS encoding LCP family protein, with amino-acid sequence MNDKLIRILKSIIIFLLFVIIFAGAFLIYDFFKNQNPSTDQTQSQRPNEFLFLLAGVDSTGEDTKTRTDTLMLVKLDEANKNIDMISIPRDSYVSINGNMDKINAAHSYGGIDLTMQVVRDFMGINLDKYLVLSFDAVIAGIDALGGMDVDIDQDVANAMKINPGIHKMTGKEVLAYVRFRKGYTNADIGRIDTQQDFIKQFLKEVSKPENISKLPSVYKAMKPHMKTNISLKTLAKLGFEFKGVNTDNINTVKLNGRGEYINGISYYKIDQASLEEIRNSYLKTFLR; translated from the coding sequence ATGAATGATAAATTAATAAGAATACTTAAATCAATAATAATATTTTTACTTTTTGTAATAATTTTTGCTGGTGCATTTCTAATCTATGATTTTTTTAAAAATCAAAATCCCAGTACAGATCAGACACAAAGTCAAAGGCCTAATGAGTTTTTATTCCTCCTAGCAGGGGTTGACTCTACAGGAGAAGATACAAAGACAAGAACCGATACACTAATGCTCGTAAAATTAGATGAGGCAAATAAAAATATTGACATGATTTCTATACCGAGGGACTCTTATGTATCTATAAATGGCAATATGGACAAGATTAACGCTGCCCATTCTTATGGAGGCATAGATCTAACGATGCAGGTAGTAAGAGACTTTATGGGGATAAATTTAGATAAGTACCTGGTATTATCCTTTGATGCGGTTATAGCTGGTATAGATGCCCTTGGTGGTATGGATGTAGATATAGATCAGGATGTAGCAAATGCTATGAAAATAAATCCTGGTATCCACAAGATGACAGGCAAGGAAGTATTGGCCTATGTCAGATTTAGGAAAGGTTATACAAATGCAGATATAGGTAGGATTGATACCCAGCAAGATTTCATAAAACAATTTTTAAAAGAAGTAAGTAAGCCTGAGAATATAAGCAAACTCCCATCTGTCTACAAAGCTATGAAACCCCATATGAAGACAAATATTTCTCTAAAAACCTTGGCAAAACTTGGTTTTGAATTTAAGGGCGTAAATACTGACAATATAAATACAGTTAAGTTAAATGGCAGGGGAGAGTATATAAATGGGATTTCTTACTACAAAATAGATCAGGCATCTTTGGAGGAAATAAGGAATTCTTACCTAAAAACCTTTTTAAGATGA
- a CDS encoding aminotransferase class V-fold PLP-dependent enzyme, with protein MLNKKIDSYLKNNPYPFHMPGHKRSHILRSDLPYGRDFTEIDGFDNLNDPNDIFVKMEKDLANIYKVKDAIISTNGSTCGILSAIRSLCKDNKNILIQRSSHKAVYNSALINRLNIDYIDIKTNDLGAIVDIDYDDLENKIKNKSYGALVVTSPSYEGYKLDLEKIYNLGQKYKTKVFVDMAHGSHLVLDGYYKDFFDIAVTSFHKNLSALTPSAALLVNDRSLVNDLRFNMAIFQTSSPSYVILQSIDEMIENFVKFSDLYRNLEKNLDDLYALNLKNLKLIDNPRKDRSKILISTKNTNINGNDLLNLLKKENIEIEMAYPSYALLIASIFDSKDGFDRLKKSLTKIDESLKPAQNIINFSYAIPEKKYQIYEALEKGRHLYDLDKSLGKISADFIYAYPPGIPLISPGEIIDQDILDNINRLKANGISINKDKISCLIDKNHKN; from the coding sequence ATGCTCAATAAAAAAATAGATTCATACTTAAAAAATAATCCTTATCCCTTCCATATGCCAGGCCATAAAAGAAGTCATATTTTAAGGTCTGATCTGCCTTATGGTCGTGATTTCACAGAAATAGATGGTTTTGACAACCTCAATGACCCTAATGATATTTTTGTAAAAATGGAAAAGGACTTAGCAAATATATATAAGGTTAAAGATGCAATAATATCTACAAATGGGTCAACCTGTGGGATTTTATCTGCCATTAGAAGCCTTTGCAAAGACAATAAAAATATACTTATCCAAAGGTCTTCACACAAAGCTGTCTATAATTCTGCCCTTATAAATAGGCTCAATATCGACTATATAGATATAAAAACTAATGATCTGGGGGCAATTGTTGATATAGATTATGATGACCTAGAAAATAAAATTAAAAACAAGTCCTATGGAGCTTTAGTTGTGACTTCTCCATCCTATGAAGGCTATAAATTGGATCTTGAAAAAATTTATAATTTAGGACAAAAATACAAAACAAAGGTTTTTGTAGATATGGCCCACGGATCTCATCTAGTCTTAGATGGGTATTATAAGGACTTTTTTGACATAGCTGTGACATCTTTTCACAAAAATTTATCTGCCCTTACGCCTAGTGCGGCTCTTTTAGTTAATGATAGGTCTTTGGTTAATGATCTTAGGTTCAATATGGCAATATTTCAAACATCATCACCATCCTATGTGATTTTGCAGTCCATAGATGAAATGATAGAAAATTTTGTAAAATTTTCTGACCTTTATAGAAATTTGGAAAAAAATCTTGATGACCTTTATGCTTTAAACTTAAAAAATCTCAAACTTATTGATAATCCTAGAAAAGATAGGTCAAAGATTTTAATTTCAACAAAAAATACAAATATTAATGGCAATGATCTTTTAAATTTATTAAAAAAAGAAAACATTGAAATAGAAATGGCTTATCCATCTTATGCCTTACTCATAGCAAGTATTTTTGATAGTAAAGATGGGTTTGATAGGTTAAAAAAGTCCTTGACTAAAATTGATGAGAGCCTAAAACCTGCACAAAATATTATAAATTTTTCCTATGCTATTCCAGAGAAAAAATACCAAATCTATGAGGCTCTAGAAAAAGGTAGGCATCTTTATGACCTAGACAAATCTCTTGGAAAAATTTCTGCTGATTTTATATACGCCTACCCACCTGGAATCCCCCTTATAAGTCCAGGCGAGATCATTGATCAAGATATTTTGGATAATATAAATAGGTTAAAAGCTAACGGTATAAGTATAAATAAAGATAAGATTTCTTGCCTAATTGACAAAAATCATAAAAACTGA
- the scfA gene encoding six-cysteine ranthipeptide SCIFF: MKRILTLNTRNLHKSKKDGGCGECQTSCQSACKTSCGVANQECVSKKENK, encoded by the coding sequence ATGAAAAGAATTCTTACACTTAACACAAGAAATCTTCACAAGAGCAAAAAAGATGGTGGATGTGGTGAATGCCAAACTTCTTGCCAATCTGCTTGCAAAACATCTTGTGGCGTAGCAAACCAAGAATGTGTTAGCAAAAAAGAAAATAAATAA